CCAATTTTTCTTTTTCAACGGAATCATTAAAATGAATATTAACTAGATCATTCTCATAAGCTTTTAAATTTTGAAGAATATAGGTGAAATAAGAGCGTCCATTTTTTGCAGCAATTCTATTCTTCAGTTTTGAAAGAGATTCCTCAGTTAATGCTGGGATTGACTCCTGTGCTAAAAAAGTTTGGCTAAAATCTAGTGGAAATTCTTGGATAGTTAATTGAGTCGTAACCGTACCATATTCAACGATAAAATTATTGACATGTAAACGATAAATAGATGCTCCAAGCTGATAAGATTGACGAAATTTAGGTATTACTTCCCATTTTTTAGCGTATTGTTTTCGCGTCTGAAACATTGAATGTATGATATCTGAAGTATTATCTTCACTGTCTGATGAAAGTTTTTTCTTGATTAAAGTTGGGTTGATGGCAATATGAATGACTGGAGATATAGAGTTTTTGCGCTTGCCCAACACGGAATTTATTGCTTCTAGTTCCTTCGTTTGGTAATCTACTCCAATAATAAACGCAAATCCTTGAATTTTAATTAATGTTTCTCTGAGCAATGTTTCCGTTGGTCGAAACGTTTTAGTTTTAACTTTAGATGTATTAAGTTGAGGTGTATATTTTTCAATTTCTTCTTTTTCTATTTTAGCAAGTTCAATTTCGTCAACTATTCGGTAATAAATTGAGAAATAATGATTTTTCTGTGATTCAAGTTGAAAAAAACGATGGTGACTTTTGCCTTGCCATCTGTTTCTAATATTTTTAGCTTTTCCAACATACC
The genomic region above belongs to Synechocystis sp. PCC 6803 substr. PCC-P and contains:
- a CDS encoding GIY-YIG nuclease family protein yields the protein MIADSFLLNLPKVSLATKDNLPIFSGIYYVVDEQNLVWYVGKAKNIRNRWQGKSHHRFFQLESQKNHYFSIYYRIVDEIELAKIEKEEIEKYTPQLNTSKVKTKTFRPTETLLRETLIKIQGFAFIIGVDYQTKELEAINSVLGKRKNSISPVIHIAINPTLIKKKLSSDSEDNTSDIIHSMFQTRKQYAKKWEVIPKFRQSYQLGASIYRLHVNNFIVEYGTVTTQLTIQEFPLDFSQTFLAQESIPALTEESLSKLKNRIAAKNGRSYFTYILQNLKAYENDLVNIHFNDSVEKEKLEQAMTTA